A stretch of the Cherax quadricarinatus isolate ZL_2023a chromosome 80, ASM3850222v1, whole genome shotgun sequence genome encodes the following:
- the LOC128702311 gene encoding uncharacterized protein: MPKFQKFVKSSAEGGAGRDSSLVTLKTRPVTRIITTTNTPTSKSTNSARVNNRSTSTSCSTTTTTTNSRPVVKVSTTVITTNNSKNSSNNSCSSSVSNNSGIGEEVSKVAGGLILPENAVEVHFFPDSESNITRIPGRGDIIQLRHHGRVITLPVVTAASSVDKTNTQNDSLTYTYKNSAPQDAPVDFSPGGPRGDPLLARTAPVVPSSPSPAGNISVDSGVLDISGGSSSESLGLPSSELFRSEDTIGSSDLTPITAAKLPSIESAFSRVGEAFRGPDPLTSLSSDPPPAHSFDPPPSYTTLRTVTSSVYIPPYPGQPPTMQPSPPTASSLSYGHEPLYMDSVGGLGPYQTISPPTTLLTPPDSVHSHIMPALHTYSQEYALRYAEQSGVGGGSGSLPGYPHTSMAGCSLPRSLSRSHLPVVTSTCTSVSSILGEDIQPRSGPGSRGGRGRSQRVHEKLSREDYKKSACDRERTRMRDMNNAFDLLRERLPFCKPPGKKCNKIDSLSGRDRFPSKLETLRLAIRYIRHLVNTLAVPVDTIYPNYDPPPYNVTNVPPNLRLQHRIYSPQSVATSSHSSTLAIYSSAHSLEGLEYPYMPQPLSTSLSHDYLRDSFWQPETTLSDYQY; the protein is encoded by the exons ATGCCTAAGTTTCAAAAGTTTGTGAAATCTTCAGCAGAAGGAGGAGCAGGACGCGACTCCTCATTAGTTACTCTCAAGACTCGCCCTGTTACtcgcattatcactaccaccaatactcccACCTCCAAAAGCACCAACAGTGCTAGAGTTAACAATAGGAGCACTAGTACctcctgcagcaccaccaccacaaccaccaatagCAGACCTGTGGTAAAAGTCTCAACTACAGTGATAACAACAAACAACAGTAAAAATAGCAGCAATAATAGCTGTAGCAGTAGTGTTAGCAATAACAGTGGAATCGGAGAAGAAGTCAGCAAAGTAGCAGGTGGTCTGATCTTGCCAGAGAACGCCGTGGAAGTGCATTTCTTCCCTGACTCTGAGAGTAACATCACACGCATCCCAGGGCGTGGAGATATCATCCAGCTTCGACATCACGGTCGAGTTATCACTCTTCCAGTAGTCACCGCCGCTTCCAGTGTTGACAAAACAAACACCCAGAACGACAGCCTCACTTACACGTACAAGAACAGCGCCCCTCAGGACGCTCCTGTGGACTTTAGCCCCGGGGGACCTCGAGGGGATCCTCTACTGGCCAGGACCGCCCCTGTGGTGCCGTCCTCGCCCTCCCCAGCGGGGAATATATCAGTGGACTCGGGCGTCCTGGATATCtccggtggtagcagcagtgagagtCTGGGGCTGCCGTCCTCGGAGCTCTTCCGCAGCGAGGACACCATCGGCAGTAGCGACCTGACCCCCATCACCGCCGCCAAGCTGCCAAGCATCGAGAGCGCCTTCAGCAGGGTCGGAGAGGCGTTCCGGGGACCTGATCCCCTCACTTCGTTGTCCTCTGaccctccaccagcacactccttcGATCCCCCGCCCTCCTACACCACACTCAG GACTGTGACATCATCAGTGTACATCCCACCTTACCCAGGACAGCCACCCACCATGCAGCCCTCCCCGCCCACAGCTTCCAGCCTGTCTTACGGCCACGAGCCGCTATACATGGACAGTGTTGGCGGCCTGGGCCCCTACCAGACCATCAGTCCGCCCACAACGCTGCTGACGCCCCCAGACTCCGTTCATAGCCACATCATGCCAGCCCTACATACCTACTCCCAAGAGTACGCCCTCAG GTACGCTGAGCAGAGTGGTGTGGGAGGCGGGTCTGGGAGCCTGCCAGGCTACCCACACACCAGCATGGCCGGCTGCTCCTTGCCCAGGTCTCTCTCTCGTTCCCATCTTCCTGTCGTCACCTCCACCTGCACCA GTGTGAGCAGTATACTGGGTGAGGATATACAACCTCGCTCTGGTCCAGGTTCCAGGGGCGGCAGGGGGCGCTCACAGCGTGTCCACGAGAAGCTCTCCAGGGAAG ATTACAAGAAGTCTGCGTGTGACCGGGAGAGAACTAGAATGAGAGACATGAATAACGCCTTCGACTTACTGCGTGAGAGGCTGCCCTTCTGCAAGCCACCAGGCAAGAAGTGCAACAAGATCGACAGTCTCAG TGGAAGAGATCGCTTCCCTTCTAAGCTGGAGACTCTGAG GTTAGCTATCCGTTACATCAGACACCTGGTCAACACACTTGCTGTGCCAGTGGACACCATTTACCCGAACTACGACCCTCCACCTTATAACGTCACCAATGTACCTCCCAACTTACGTCTCCAGCACCGTATCTACTCCCCACAGTCTGTTGCCACCAGCAGTCACTCCTCCACCTTGGCCATCTACTCATCGGCGCATAGCCTTGAGGGTTTAGAGTACCCCTACATGCCTCAACCCCTCAGCACCTCCCTCTCACATGACTACTTGAGGGACTCCTTCTGGCAGCCAGAGACTACGCTTTCCGATTACCAGTATTGA